The DNA window TTTGCGTAACGACGTTTTGAACCACCTAAAACTTTGATACACATAACACTACGTGCTCCAGAGTTATCAGCAACGTTTAAAACTGTTTGTGCTTGTATCATTTATAAATACTCTTTATTATATGATTTGTTAGAAAAAATTTCGTGAAAAAAATCAATACGATACGTAAAATCATATTGATTAATTTAAGAATTAAATAATTTTTAAAGATTGTTAAAAACTTAAATAATTTTACTGCAAAATAGATTTTTCTGCAATCTTTACTAATTTCCAATTTTTTGTTTTGGAAATAGGACGACATTCACATATTTCAACTATATCTCCAATCTTACATTCATTTTTTTCGTCATGAATATGTAATTTAGTTGTTCGTTTAATAAATTTTCCATACATCGAATGTTTAACTAAACGTTGAATAGCAACAGTTGCTGATTTTTCCATATAATTTTTAATAACAGTGCCTTTTAGAATACGAGTTTTTTTAATCATGATTTATTTCTTTTATATTTTCGTTTAATATAGTATTAACACGAGCAATTTTACGACGAACATTTTTTAAGAGATGCGTTTGTTTAAAATCTTCAAACGAAGCTTGTATCTTTAAATTAAATTTTTCTCGATACAAACTACACAACTCTTTTTTTAAATCTTGTTTGTTTTTTTTTCTTAATAAAACTGGTTTCATAAATTCACCTAATTATTAACAAAAACTGTTTTCATTGGCAATTTAGCAGATGCAAGTTTAAAAGCTTCACGAGCAATTTTTTCTGTTACCCCATCCATTTCATATAAAACTTTACCAGGTTGAATTAATGCCACCCAATATTCCACATTTCCTTTACCTTTTCCCATTCTTACTTCTAAGGGTTTTTCAGTAATTGGTTTATCTGGAAAAATGCGAATCCAAATTCTTCCTTGGCGTTTTATTGATCTACTCATTGCTCTTCTTGCAGCTTCTATTTGACGAGCTGTAATTCTTCCACGATCAGCAGCTTTTAATCCAAACGTTCCAAAAACAACGTTTGCATCAATAGATAACCCACGATTCCTTCCTTTTTGTAATTTTCTATATTTTGTTCTCTTCGGTTGCAACATCAACGGTTCTCCTTACGATTTTTTCGCTGTTGTCTTCTATTATAAGGATATGAAGTTTTTGTTAGTTTTTCATTAAAAGAAATATTACGTCCTAAAATTTCACCTTTAAAAATCCAAACTTTTATCCCTATAACGCCGTATGTAGTATGGGCTTCTGATGCAGAATAATCAATATCTGCACGTAATGTATGTAAAGGAACACGCCCTTCATGATACCATTCTGTTCTGGCAATTTCTGTTCCTCCAAGACGTCCGCTGACTTTAATCTTAATACCTTTAGCCCCAAATCTCATAGCGTTTTGAACTGCACGTTTCATTGCTCGACGAAACATAACTCTACGTTCCAACTGTGTTGCAATATTATCTGCTACTAGTTTTGAATCTAATTCTGGTTTTCTAATTTCTGCAATGTTTATTTGAGCTGGTACACCAGCTATTTTAGCAATTAAAGAACGTAATTTTTCTACATCTTCGCCTTTTTTTCCAATTACAATACCTGGTCTCGAAGTATGAATAGTTACACGAATACTTTTTGCAGGTCTTTCAATAGTAATACGAGATATAGATGCATTAGATAATTCTTTAAAAAGAAAACGACGTACTTGAAAATCACTTTCTAAATTTTCGGAAAAATTTTTAGTATTTGCAAACCAAGTTGAATTCCAAGGTTTTGTTATACCTAATCTAATTCCATTAGGATGTACTTTTTGTCCCATAAAAACTCTCTTTTTTATATTAATGAGTAGATACTACAATAGTAATATGGCTGCTACGTTTTGTTATGCGATCTGCACGTCCTTTTGCTCTTGGCATAATTCTTTTAACTGTTGGTCCTTGATCAATAAAAATTTTTTTAACGATTAAATCGTCAATATCTAAACCATTATTGTGTTCAGCATTAGCAATAGCAGAATTTAAAACTTTTTTTATTAAAAATGCTGATTTCTTGCTTGTAAATTGTAAAATATTCAAGGCTTGAGAGACTTTTTTTCCTCGAATTAAATTTGCTACTAAACGATTTTTTTGAGCAGAAGAATTAGAACAAAAATGTTTAGCAATAGTTTCCATTTCATTATTTCCTATAATTTCATTTTATTTTTTTTTAATTTTTTTATCTGCAGTATGACTACGATAAGTATGTGTTGGAGAAAACTCACCTAGTTTATGTCCTACCATTTCTTCAGAAATAAAAATAGGGATATGTTGACGTCCGTTATGTATGGCAATTGTTAACCCAATCATTTTAGGAAAAATTGTAGAACGACGAGACCAAGTGCGTAAAGGTTTTTTATCATTATTTTTAATTGCTTTTTCTACTTTTTTTAGCAAGGATAAATCAATAAAAGGACCTTTTTTAAGGGAACGTGGCATAATTTATTTACTCTTTTCTTATTTAGTATCATGGATTATTTATTTATGACGATTTCTAATAATGAACTTATCAGTTCGCTTATTACTTCTTGTTTTTTTTCCCTTAGTTTGTTTACCCCATGGAGAAACGGGATGTTTTCCAAAATTTCTTCCTTCACCTCCTCCGTGAGGATGATCTACTGGGTTCATTGCAGTTCCCCTTACTGTAGGTCTTATTCCTCTCCAACGTTTTGCACCTGCTTTTCCTAATATTCTTAACATGTGTTCATTATTTCCAACTTCACCTAAAGTTGCTCGACAATTTATATGAATTTTTCTAATTTCTCCAGAACGTAAACGAATACTGACATATTTTTCTTCACGTGCAATAATTTGTACATATGATCCAGCAGCACGTGCCAGTTGACCTCCTTTTCCATTTTTTAACTCTATATTATGTATAGTTTCACCAATAGGTATTTTATATAAAGGTAATGTATTTCCAATGTTTATATTAGCATCAACTCCAGATTGAACAATATCTCCTATTTTTAATCCTTTTGGTGATAATATATATCTACGTTCTCCATCTTTATATAATATTAAAGCAATGTTAGCGGAACGATTTGGGTCGTATTCAATTCTTTCAACTGTTCCAGGAACGTCATCTTTATTTCTTTTAAAATCAATAATACGATAATTTTTTTTATGTCCTCCTCCAATATGACGAGTTGTAATATGTCCATTATTATTTCTTCCGCCTGTTTTTTTGTTCTTTTCCGTTAATTTAGAAAAAGATTTTCCTTTATATAAAAAATGATTTACTAACTTTACAACATGACGACGTCCTGGAGATGTTGGCTTGCATTTAATCATTACCATTTTTTTTTCCTTAAACTATGATTAATTAGTATGACTTGTAAAGTTTATTGTTTGACCTTTTTTTAAAGTAAGATAAACTTTTTTATAATCTTTTTTAGGATATTTATATTTTTTTTTTCTTTTACCCTTTACAATTGTAGTATTTATTTTTTGAATATCTACCATAAAAATTTTTTTGCTCATTAAAAAAATTTCTTTTTTTGTAACATTTTTTTTTACTTTAAATACATATGTATTATTTTTTTCTAAAACATCTGATGTTTTTTCAGAAGAATGTGGTTTTAAATATATTTGTAACACTTTTTTTTCAAACAACATTTAACATTTCCTCTAATTTTTTCATCGCCATAGAAGTAATTATAGTTTTTTTAAAGGTAATGAGACTAACTGGATCAACGTTTTTTATGTGACATATTTTTATTTTATATAAATTACGTGCTGCTAATAAAAGATTTTTTTCTGTTTGATGAGTTATAATAAAAGCTTCTTTTAGCTGTATCTTGCTCAGTTTTTTTATTAATAGTTTACTTTTTGGTTGTTCTATAAAAAATTTTTCAAAAATAATAAGACGATCTTTTCGAATTAATTCTGAAAAAATACTTTTTATTGCTCCTCGATACATTTTTTTGTTTATTTTTTGTGTGTAATCTTGTGTTTTTCCAGCGAATGTTACACCACCAGATCGCCAAATTGGGCTTTGAAAAGATCCAGCACGTGCTCTACCACTACCTTTTTGTTTCCAAGGTTTTTTGCTAGTCCCTTTTACTTCAGAACGATTTTTTTGAGCACTTGTTCCTTGACGATTCACTAATAGATAAGATGTAGTTATTTGATGTATTAATGATTCATTAAATTTATAGTTAAAATTACTATCTGAAACAAGTAAAAAATCATTGATGTCTTGTATTGGTAACTTCATTCGTTATTCCTCTGAAATTTTTACTGAAACTTTAACAAGTAACCTATTACCAATAGAACCTGGTACTGATCCTTTAATTAATAAAAGGTTATTATTTTCATCAATACGTGCTATAGGTAAGTTTTGTATAGTTATTTGTTTATTACCTAATTGGCCAGCCATTTTTTTTCCTTTAAAAACTTTTCCTGGACTTTGATTTTGACCTATTGAACCAGGAACTCTATGAGATAGAGAATTACCATGACTAGCGTCTTGTGTACGAAAATTCCATCTTTTAACTGTTCCAGAGAAACCTTTTCCTTTAGAAATACCAGTAACATCAACTTTTTTGTAATTATTAAAAATTTTAACAGAAAGTTTTTGGCCAACCTTATACATATCTTCTTTTTTTGTACGAAATTCCCATAATCCTTCTCCAGCTTGTATACCAGCTTTTGAAAATTGACCTGATTTTGCTTTATTAATACGATTATTTTTTTTCTTTCCAGTTGTTACTTGAAT is part of the Candidatus Tachikawaea gelatinosa genome and encodes:
- the rpsQ gene encoding 30S ribosomal protein S17, whose translation is MIKKTRILKGTVIKNYMEKSATVAIQRLVKHSMYGKFIKRTTKLHIHDEKNECKIGDIVEICECRPISKTKNWKLVKIAEKSILQ
- the rpmC gene encoding 50S ribosomal protein L29, producing MKPVLLRKKNKQDLKKELCSLYREKFNLKIQASFEDFKQTHLLKNVRRKIARVNTILNENIKEINHD
- the rplP gene encoding 50S ribosomal protein L16 — translated: MLQPKRTKYRKLQKGRNRGLSIDANVVFGTFGLKAADRGRITARQIEAARRAMSRSIKRQGRIWIRIFPDKPITEKPLEVRMGKGKGNVEYWVALIQPGKVLYEMDGVTEKIAREAFKLASAKLPMKTVFVNN
- the rpsC gene encoding 30S ribosomal protein S3, with protein sequence MGQKVHPNGIRLGITKPWNSTWFANTKNFSENLESDFQVRRFLFKELSNASISRITIERPAKSIRVTIHTSRPGIVIGKKGEDVEKLRSLIAKIAGVPAQINIAEIRKPELDSKLVADNIATQLERRVMFRRAMKRAVQNAMRFGAKGIKIKVSGRLGGTEIARTEWYHEGRVPLHTLRADIDYSASEAHTTYGVIGIKVWIFKGEILGRNISFNEKLTKTSYPYNRRQQRKNRKENR
- the rplV gene encoding 50S ribosomal protein L22, translating into METIAKHFCSNSSAQKNRLVANLIRGKKVSQALNILQFTSKKSAFLIKKVLNSAIANAEHNNGLDIDDLIVKKIFIDQGPTVKRIMPRAKGRADRITKRSSHITIVVSTH
- the rpsS gene encoding 30S ribosomal protein S19 — translated: MPRSLKKGPFIDLSLLKKVEKAIKNNDKKPLRTWSRRSTIFPKMIGLTIAIHNGRQHIPIFISEEMVGHKLGEFSPTHTYRSHTADKKIKKK
- the rplB gene encoding 50S ribosomal protein L2; amino-acid sequence: MVMIKCKPTSPGRRHVVKLVNHFLYKGKSFSKLTEKNKKTGGRNNNGHITTRHIGGGHKKNYRIIDFKRNKDDVPGTVERIEYDPNRSANIALILYKDGERRYILSPKGLKIGDIVQSGVDANINIGNTLPLYKIPIGETIHNIELKNGKGGQLARAAGSYVQIIAREEKYVSIRLRSGEIRKIHINCRATLGEVGNNEHMLRILGKAGAKRWRGIRPTVRGTAMNPVDHPHGGGEGRNFGKHPVSPWGKQTKGKKTRSNKRTDKFIIRNRHK
- the rplW gene encoding 50S ribosomal protein L23 — encoded protein: MLFEKKVLQIYLKPHSSEKTSDVLEKNNTYVFKVKKNVTKKEIFLMSKKIFMVDIQKINTTIVKGKRKKKYKYPKKDYKKVYLTLKKGQTINFTSHTN
- the rplD gene encoding 50S ribosomal protein L4; this encodes MKLPIQDINDFLLVSDSNFNYKFNESLIHQITTSYLLVNRQGTSAQKNRSEVKGTSKKPWKQKGSGRARAGSFQSPIWRSGGVTFAGKTQDYTQKINKKMYRGAIKSIFSELIRKDRLIIFEKFFIEQPKSKLLIKKLSKIQLKEAFIITHQTEKNLLLAARNLYKIKICHIKNVDPVSLITFKKTIITSMAMKKLEEMLNVV
- the rplC gene encoding 50S ribosomal protein L3; translated protein: MIGLVGKKIGMTRIFTEDGVSIPVTVIKIDINQITQIKSLLKDGYQAIQVTTGKKKNNRINKAKSGQFSKAGIQAGEGLWEFRTKKEDMYKVGQKLSVKIFNNYKKVDVTGISKGKGFSGTVKRWNFRTQDASHGNSLSHRVPGSIGQNQSPGKVFKGKKMAGQLGNKQITIQNLPIARIDENNNLLLIKGSVPGSIGNRLLVKVSVKISEE